The nucleotide sequence TCAATAAGGACACCCATGTAATCGGTACCTTTTCGACTTGCTAATTCAACCTCATGAGCCGATTGTCCCATCTGTTCATTTGATTCAATAACATGCTGTACTTGAGAACCGATCTCCAGAGTCATCTCCGACCCCTTCTCCGACTCTACTGCTAGATTAGTAGCACCATTCGCAATTTCTTCCGTCGCAACGGCGATTTCTTTAGCTGCACCAGCTGTTTTACGAGAAGCATCCGTAAGCGCCGCCGCTGTTTCCAACACTTCTTGTGCAGATTGATTCGTTTGACGAACGAGACCTGTAATTTCTTCCATCATTCTATTGAAGCTATCCGATAGCTGTCCAATTTCATCTTTTTTACGAATCGAAGAGCGCACAGTAAGATTGCCTTTCTCGCCTTCGTTCATCAATGTACGCAACTGCGATAAAGGTCGACCCACTGTCAGCATGACGATTACGCCGATTATTGCCGCGATAATTGCAGCAAAGAATGTCATCAACCAAGTCAAATTACTAATGACCTTTGCATCCTTTACTAATGCAGATACCGGAATCGTTCCGACAAGCTTCCAATTGTTATTTTTAATAATCCCCATGGAAGTTAGCATATTTGCACCATCTGCCTTAATTTCCTTGGAACCTACATCTTCAGGAAGATCGTAAGCATAATTTTGGCCAATTTGATTCATATCTGCTGCATATACGATCGTATTCTCGTTCGACACGATGTACGAATTGCTATCATCTCCGAACGAGACGGTGCTCATCTGATCTTCAATAGCTTTAAGCTTAATTTCTATAATAATAAAATATTTGTTCTGAGCAAGATATCTACCTATACCTAAAGTCGGCGAAATTCGCGTGCCATCAAGCCCGCGAGGTAGTGTTGGAATCCATACGACTTTACCGCCCGCATCTTGAACATTTTGCAAGTAAGCGAGCTTTCTTACTTCTTCTTGCTTAATCGAGCTACCTGTCGTAATAAAATGATTTTTCTCATCAAGCGGAATTAAAGAAATGGATTCGATTGTGTTGTTGGCACTCACAACACTCGCCATCTTCTCCGTCAGTTGTCGAGCAGCATTGAACTTCTCATAATCATCAGATACAATCCCTAATGTTGCAAGTAACGACATAAAATCGCCATCTGTTATGAATTGAAGCGATTGCCGCTCATACCCCTCCATGAGTAGCCCAAGCTTTCCTGTAGTGGCAACAGCGGTTTGAACCGATGCGTCCGCAACCTTCTGTTGAATTATCGAACTAGATTTCGAGTAAGAGAACCAACCAAGGGACAATACACATACAATAATACTGCAAAAGATTAATAGAAATAACTTCATCCCCACTGAACGAATCGGATTTTCAAATTTGGCCCCTTTTATTTGCCCACCTACTCTTTTACTTAAACCGCTTACACTTTGGGTGCCTTTTTTCCAATCGATAGACTCTATCCGATCTTTTAATGACTTTTTCATACGCTAGATCACCCTTTTCAACATTATGTAACAACACCTATTTCAACATGTCAGATCGTATTAATTACCCATACTTTTCTGAATGTCCCCGCAAAGCTTCTTCAACGTCAATGACGTCAAAGCCGTTTTGCTAGTTAAAAAAATATACCTGAACAGCCCCTCATCATCTTTCGATGATCTAACGAAGAGTGCTATATCAGGTATATTCGACATGAACTCGCGTTTATCCTTGTGAATTTGCTTTTTTTTTCAGATTCTTTTTCTCATTAAATCGAACGGCTCGACAGGCTGTGCAGTTACAAGTCGAATCTTCTGCATGGGATGGCGCGCTACCGTTAGTGGATTGCCCTCATCATCGAAAATTTCAGTGATGTGCTGTGCAAACTGACGCCCTCCAGGACCAATAAATTCAACTTCCGTTCCTGGCCGGAAATGACTCCGCTGTTGAACTGTAGCAATCCCTGTAGCAGCATCATAATCCAATACAATCGCTGCAAAATCATACGGTGCTGGCTTCTCCTCAGGCTCATAAATATGCTCTTCAGTTCCTGGAACAGTGTAGAAAAACCCTGTATTTAGTGGTCGATTAGCAGCTTTCCCGATTTCTGCAACCCACTCAGGACGCAGTACATATCCTTCAGGATCAGCCATATACGCGTCTATCGCTTGCCGATATGCATTGACTACCGTTGCAACATAATGAATACTTTTCATCCGACCTTCTACTTTAAAGCTGTCAACACCAGCATCAATTAAATCTGGAAGATGCTGAATCATACATAGATCTTTGGATCCCATCGTGAATAAATTATCTCCCGGTTCGGAAACGGACTGTTCATCCGCGTGCAAATCGTACTTCCAACGACAAGATTGGCAGCATCCCCCACGGTTAGAGTCACGATCTGTAAAATGATTCGAAAGCACGCAGCGACCCGACACTGATGAGCACATTGCACCATGAATGAATACTTCTAGCTCGACATCCACGCGAGCTTTCATTTCACGAATTTCATCCATCGTTGTTTCTCTGGCCAAAACAACACGGGGTAAACCCTCATCCTTCCAATACTGCACTGCTTGCCAGTTCATCGTTGATTGCTGTGTACTAAGATGAACTTCCAGCTTTGGTGCAACTCTCATGGCTGTCTCGATAATTACGGGATCAGCTGCAATAATCGCTGAAATCCCTGCCGCTTCGAGTTGACGCAGATAATCTGCAATTCCGTCCAAATCCTCTTGATGAGCATAAATATTCGTAGCAACGAACACTTTTGCTCCATACTTCGCTGCGAACTCCACGCCTTCGCGCATTTCCTCAAAGCTAAAGTTGTCTGCATTTGAACGCAACCCATATTGTTGACCGCCGATATATACAGCATCTGCACCATAATGCACTGCAAATTTCAGCTTTTCTAGACTGCCTGCTGGTGCTAGCAATTCAGGCTTATCTAACCGATTTCTCTTGCCGTAACGACTATATTCTGGAGATAACGTCGATTGTGTCATTGGTGAATCCTCCTCTCATTCCTTAATATACTTGCTCTTTATACAAGAA is from Candidatus Cohnella colombiensis and encodes:
- a CDS encoding U32 family peptidase; its protein translation is MTQSTLSPEYSRYGKRNRLDKPELLAPAGSLEKLKFAVHYGADAVYIGGQQYGLRSNADNFSFEEMREGVEFAAKYGAKVFVATNIYAHQEDLDGIADYLRQLEAAGISAIIAADPVIIETAMRVAPKLEVHLSTQQSTMNWQAVQYWKDEGLPRVVLARETTMDEIREMKARVDVELEVFIHGAMCSSVSGRCVLSNHFTDRDSNRGGCCQSCRWKYDLHADEQSVSEPGDNLFTMGSKDLCMIQHLPDLIDAGVDSFKVEGRMKSIHYVATVVNAYRQAIDAYMADPEGYVLRPEWVAEIGKAANRPLNTGFFYTVPGTEEHIYEPEEKPAPYDFAAIVLDYDAATGIATVQQRSHFRPGTEVEFIGPGGRQFAQHITEIFDDEGNPLTVARHPMQKIRLVTAQPVEPFDLMRKRI
- a CDS encoding methyl-accepting chemotaxis protein — its product is MKKSLKDRIESIDWKKGTQSVSGLSKRVGGQIKGAKFENPIRSVGMKLFLLIFCSIIVCVLSLGWFSYSKSSSIIQQKVADASVQTAVATTGKLGLLMEGYERQSLQFITDGDFMSLLATLGIVSDDYEKFNAARQLTEKMASVVSANNTIESISLIPLDEKNHFITTGSSIKQEEVRKLAYLQNVQDAGGKVVWIPTLPRGLDGTRISPTLGIGRYLAQNKYFIIIEIKLKAIEDQMSTVSFGDDSNSYIVSNENTIVYAADMNQIGQNYAYDLPEDVGSKEIKADGANMLTSMGIIKNNNWKLVGTIPVSALVKDAKVISNLTWLMTFFAAIIAAIIGVIVMLTVGRPLSQLRTLMNEGEKGNLTVRSSIRKKDEIGQLSDSFNRMMEEITGLVRQTNQSAQEVLETAAALTDASRKTAGAAKEIAVATEEIANGATNLAVESEKGSEMTLEIGSQVQHVIESNEQMGQSAHEVELASRKGTDYMGVLIEKTGQTEDMTRNMVEKVDKLKDSTGSIRKILDVLGKISKQTNILSLNATIEAARAGTAGKGFMVVADEIRTLADQSRQSITVVGEIVEKIQLEIDETVSVLSEAYPIFQEQIESVREANQIFYVVQDNMSGFIDRLDQATNSVRQLEGTQGTLSLAMSNVSAVAEESSATSEEVASLSNEQMNISDGLVQLSVRLEAVSTQLRESLSRFTVS